Within Sphingobium sp. SCG-1, the genomic segment CGTCGGCGATACGATCACCACAGTGAAGAACCCCGCCGCGAAGCCGCTGCCGGGCTTCAAGGAAGTGCAGCCGGTGGTGTTCTGCGGGCTCTTTCCCGTCGACGCGGCGGATTTCGACAAGCTGCGTGACTCGATTTCGAAGCTGCGCCTCAACGACGCTTCGTTCAGCTTCGAAATGGAGAGCAGCGCAGCTTTGGGCTTCGGCTTCCGATGCGGGTTCCTTGGGTTGCTCCACCTTGAAATCATTCAGGAGCGGCTCACCCGCGAATATGACCTCGACCTAATCACCACGGCGCCGTCGGTGGTCTACAAAATCCAGCTTACCTATGGCGCAGGCGAGATCGAACTCCACAACCCTGCCGATATGCCCGATCCCACCAAGATCGGCAGTATCGAGGAGCCATGGATCGAAGCGATCATCTACTGCCCCGACGAATATCTCGGCTCCATCTTGAAGCTGTGCCAGGACCGGCGCGGCATTCAGAAGAACCTCACTTATGTCGGGGGCCGCGCGCAGGTGACGTACGAGCTACCGCTCAACGAAGTTGTATTTGATTTCTATGACCGTCTAAAAAGCATCAGCCGCGGCTACGCCAGCTTCGACTATCACCAGATCGGCTATCGCGAGGGCGACCTCGTCAAGATGAGCATTATGGTCAACAGTGAGCCAGTCGATGCGCTAAGCATGATCGTCCATCGCGGCACGGCGGAAACGCGCGGACGCGGCATGTGCGAGCGATTGAAGGACTTGATTCCGCGCCACCTTTTCAAGATCCCGATCCAGGCCGCAATCGGCGGCAAGGTGATCGCCCGCGAGACCATCGCCGCGATGCGCAAGGACGTGACCGCGAAATGCTATGGCGGCGACATCAGCCGCAAGAAGAAGCTGCTCGACAAGCAGAAGGAAGGCAAGAAGCGGATGCGCGAATATGGCAGCGTGCAGATTCCGCAGGAAGCCTTCATCGCCGCGCTGCGGATGGGCGAGGAGTGAGCGAAAACTGGCGCGCCGTTACAGGTGCGCCAGGCTCGCGGCCAGATCGGTCTGCTTGAACGGCTTGGTCAGGCGCGGAAGATCGGGCGATATGCCCTTCGTCTCCGCATAACCGGAGATGACGAGGATACGCAGATCGGGCCGCATTTTACGTGCCCGCCCCGCCAAATCTGTCCCGGTAATCCCCGGCATCAAGTGGTCGGTGACGAGCAGGTCGATGTTCGACGGCGTGTCGAGCACCTTCAAGGCGTCTTCGGCGGACACCGCCTCAAGCACGCTGTAGCCCAGCTCGCTCAACATATGGGCGGTGCTGGCGCGCACCAGATCCTCGTCGTCGACAACCAGCACGGTGCCCCGGTCCGTCTGCGGCATGGCGACCTCGGTGACGGACGCGGTTTCCTCAAGCGGCTTCTGACTGACGGGCAGCCATAGATTGATCGTGGTGCCTTCGCCCAGCTTACTGTCGATGGTAAGTCCGCCGCCCAATTGCGCGGCAAGGCCATGCACCATCGAAAGCCCAAGGCCGGTCCCCTGTCCCACGCCTTTGGTGGTGAAAAACGGCTCGATGGCCTTGGCGATCGTCTTTTCGTCCATGCCGATGCCGGTGTCCTCGACATAGAGGCGGATGAACTCTCCGCTCGGCAGACGGACGGCGTTGCGCGGAACGAGTTTCTGTACGGTCGCGCCAATGGTAAGAGTGCCGCCTTCGGGCATGGCATCGCGCGCGTTCACCGCAAGATTGAGCAGCGCCATTTCGATCTGGTTCGCATCGGCACGAGCAGGCGGAAGATCGTCCGCCACCGCAAGCTCGACCTTGACGCGGGGACCGGAGGTGCTGGCGATCAGGTCGGCCATGTCCCGGATCAGCGCGCTTATATCGATCGCCTTCACCTGCAATGGTTGACGTCGTGCGAAGGCGAGGAGGCGCTGAACCAGCGTCTTGGCGCGGTCTGCCGATTGCACCGCGCCGTCGATCAGGCGGCGCTCGCGCTCTGTCCCCAATCCGCGCCGCTGCAACAGGTCCAGACTGCCGACAATGGGGGTCAGCAAATTGTTGAAGTCATGCGCCACGCCGCCGGTAAGCTGCCCCATCGCCTCAAGCTTCTGCGACTGGCGCAGCGCCTCCTGCGCCAGCTCCAATTCGCGCGAACGCTGCGCCACGCGTTCCTCCAGCGTTTCGTTCAGCCCTCGCAAGCGTTCCTCGCTTTCACGCAAAGCAGCTTCGATCCGGCGACGCTGGGTTATGTCGTTGAACAAGACTGCGACTTGCCGAGCAGCAGGATCGCCGACGCGCAAGGCATAGACATCGTACCAATATCCCCCCAGCGCATCCGCTTCATGCTCGAAGCGGATGCTTTCGCCGGTCAGCGCGACCTTCCCGTATATGTCGAACCAATGCTGTTCATGACCCGGCACCATCGACCGTATAGCCATGCCCACCGCGTTCTTGAGGCCCGTTTGGCGCTCGAAGGCGGGATTGGCTTCGCGGAAGATGTAGTCGACGGGCTTTCCCGCTTCATCGAAGACGATTTCGATAATGCAGAAGCCCGCATCGATAGATTCGAAAAGGGACCGGTATTTCTCCGCGCCGACATGCAGTTCTTCCAGCCGCGCCCGCGCTTCATATTGGCGGCGGCGACCGCGCAAGGCCGATTGAGCTAGGCTGATAAGCGTAGTTGGGTGAAACGGCCGCTCCAGGAACGTCACATTGCCCAGCGTGCCGAGGAAACGCTGCGCAGAGGGGTTGCGCTCCAGTCCGCCGCCGCGCTGCGTCAGCAGGACGAAAGGAAAATCCGACCATTCCGGCTGCCCCTGAAGCCATTGCGCCAGTGGATTAAGGTCAGCCGTCCGCAAACCTTCCTCCGCCAGCAACGCAAAGCCAGCGCCATGCTCCAATTCGCGGACGAGCGCGGTGAGTCCGTCGCAAATCTGCGACTTCAATCCGGCTTCCACCAGCATGGACGCGGCGATGTCCGCGTCCCGTCCTCTTGGTGCTAATATCAGTGCGCGTTCGGAAAGATGGGGGATCATGCCCTGTCGTCTTCGAGCAACGCCGGACCGCTGCCCGTGAAACTGGGCACGCCGCGCAGAACGCCCTGAAACCCCGTCAATGGCTCGCCCAGACGTATGCCGTTGGCGCCGATCCGGTATTCGCGAATGGTGTCCTCATGCGCGCCGGTACGCTTCTTGATGATCGAAATCGCGCGGCGCACGCGCCCGCTCGCTTCGAAATAGCGCAGCAAGACAACCGTATCGGCGAGGTAAGTAACATCCACAGGCGACTTCATATCTCCGACCAGCCCATGCTGCGCCACCGTCAGAAACGTCGTAGCGCCCTGACGGTTCAAATATTGCAGCAGTTCATGCATGTGGAGGATCAGCGCATTCTCCTCGGGCATTGCCGCCTGATAGCCGTTCAGGCTGTCGATGACGATCGTGCGTACCTCGTGACGCTCCACGCAGTTGCGCACACGCTCGGAAAATTCGCCGGGCGAGAGTTCCGCTGCATCGACCTGTTCGATCAGCAGATTGCCCGCATCGACCATTGCCTGCATGTCGATGCCCACGCCAAGCGCCCGGTTGAACAGCAGCCCCACTTCCTCGTCGAACACGAACATCGCAGCGCGTTCGCCGCGCGCAACCGCCGCAGCGACGAAGGTAAGGACGAGCAGCGATTTGCCCGTGCCAGCAGGTCCGAGAACCAGCACGCTGGACCCTCGCTCTATGCCGCCCCCGAGCAAGGAATCCAGTTCCGGCGTTTCGCTCGTCACGATGTCACGCGCAAACTTCGTCCTGTGCTCCGCCGATACCAGTCGCGGGAACACGCGCACGCCGCCCGTGTCGATCACGAAATCGTGATAGCCGCCGCGAAAACGCCGACCGCGATACTTCACCACACGCAGCCGTCGACGCTCCGGTCCATAGCCGGGGGAAAGTTCTTCCAGCCGGATAACCCCATGGGCGACGCTGTGCACGGTCTTGTCGGCAACTTCGGCCGTCATGTCGTCGAGCATCAGGACCGTGGCGTTCTGGGTCGCGAAAAAGTGCTTCAGCGCGAGGATCTGGCGGCGATACCGCAGTGAGCTTTGTGCCAGCAGGCGTATCTCCGACAGACTGTCGAGGACGACGCGATCGGGCTTCACACGCTCGAACGTATCGAAAATTCTGCGGGTCGTCTCGCCCAGTTCCAGATCGGAGGAATAGAGAAGACTCTGCTGCTGCTGTTCATCCAGCAGGCTCTCCGGCGGCACCAGTTCGAACAGGTTGATGTTCTGAAGGTCCCAGCCATGCGACGCGGCGCTGTCGCGCAACTCTTCCTCGGTCTCGGACAAGGTAACGTACAGGCACGTTTCGCCCTTGGCTGCGCCTTCCATCAGGAACTGCGTGGCGATTGTCGTCTTGCCCGCGCCGGGACTTCCCTCCAGCAGATACACGCGACCGCGTGTCAGTCCGCCTACAAGGATGTCGTCAAGGCCACGGACGCCCGTGAGCGCCTGGGTAGTAGTAGATTCCGGCACGTAGTATTCCTAGGTTAGCGTCTTCGTAATGCACGAATTAGCACAAGCCTTAGAACTGCCATACAGCCAGATTCTTGATCGAGATCAAGCGCCTACAACGGCCTTAGCCGAAATTTTCCTGGGTGCGATCCTCAATTATCCCGGAACGCGCGCTGAAATTGATCGCGCAAGGGCTTGGTGAGGTAGGACAACATTGTCCGGCTGCCACTTTCCACAAAGATTTCGGCAGGCATACCCGCCTTCATCTTCACGCCCGAAAGGCTCTTGATGTCCCGGGGGTCGATCTCGACACGCACCGGAAAATAGCTGCGCTGTGACGCTTGTTCGACAGTGCGTTCGGCAGCGACGAACACGACCTTGCCATGCAGTTCGGGCGTAGTGGTCGCGCTGGCTGAGCTGAGGCGAATACGCGCCGGCTGGCCGCTGTGCACGCGGTCGATATCCTGCGGGTTGATCGCCCCTTCCACGAGCAGTCGGTCCTGATCCGGCACGATCTCCATGATCGTGTCGGCGGGGCGGATGACGCCGCCGATCGTCGCGGCGGCAAGCTTGTCCACGACACCGTCATACGGCGCGCGGATCATCGTGCGGCTCTGCGCGTCCATTGCCGATACGCTGCGGACCTGCTGCTCGTTCAGCGCATTATTGATCTGCGCCAGTTGCACGCCCGCGTCCGAACGCCGGGTCTCGCCAAGCTGGATGATCTGCTGCCGGGTTTCGGATATGCGGGCCATCGTCTGTGCGATCTGCGCGTTCAGCGCACCGACGCTGCCGCCGATATCCGCCGATGTGCGCTCAAGTTGATTGACGCGGTTCAACGTCACCAGCTTCTTACCATAGAGTTCGCGCACGCCCGCCAATTCGGGCTGGATCAGCACCGCCTGCTTCTGGAGCGCGGCGATCTGCGCACGATATCCGGCGATCTCCTGCCCATATTGGCCGATGCGCGAATGAAGCTGGGCAGTGAGGCCCGCGCCTTCGGAACGGCGGATGTCGAAGAGCTTCTGCTCGTCGGCCATCGCCGCCCGCGCACTGGCATCGGTTCGTTTCAGCAAAGTGTCGGGGAAGCGGATCGCGGGTGCGCCCATCCGCTCTGCTTCCAGGCGCGCGCGTTGCGCAACCATCTGGTCCAGCGACAGCGCGGAAAGCTGTGCGTCGGTGCCAAGCACCTTGTCGTCAAGGCGCATCAGCAACTGTCCCTTGCGCACATGCTGGCCGTTCTGCACCAGAATTTCGGACACTACCCCGCCGGTCGGGTGCGTGATCTGCTTGACGCGCGACTCGACGCCGAGTTGCCCGCTGGCGACTATTGCGCCGCCCATTGGCACGAACGCCGCTGCGCCACCAATGCCGAAAACAAGCACCGACATCAGCAACACTGCCGTCCTGAGCGAACCGTTGAGGCGGGCTTCCGGTTCGAAGACTTGTGGCGGCGCAGGGCGCTGGGAAAGCGTTAACATCTGTTCGGTCATGTCAGGCAGCCTGCTGCTGAGTGGAAGCGCCGGGGGCTGGCTTTGCGCCTGCCGGGGCATTGGGGTTGGGCAGCTTCAGGAACTTGTCCAATATTTCATCGCGGGGGCCAAAGCCATCGGCACGGCCATCGCGCATCACCAGCACCAGATCGACCGAGGCCAAGGCAGACGGACGATGTGCAATGACGATCACGATGCCCTTGCGCTCGCGCACGCTCATGATCGCGGCGCTCAGCGCGCGTTCCCCCGCACCATCGAGATTGGAATTGGGTTCGTCGAGAAGCACCAGGAACGGATCGCCATAGAGCGCGCGGGCCAAGCCGACACGCTGGCGCTGGCCCGCGGACAGACAGGTGCCCTCATGCCCAACCGGCGTCTGGTAGCCGAGCGGCATAGCGACGATCATGTCATGCACGCCCGCAGCCTTGGCGGCGGCAATCACCGCGTCGGAGTTCTGACCCGGCATGAAGCGGGAGATGTTGTCCGCAATGGTGCCGTCGAACAGCTCCACCATCTGCGGCATATAGCCGATCGACCGGCCCAGCACATCAGACGGCCACTGGTCGAGTGTCGCGCCGTCCATCCGCACCGAACCACGCACCGGACGCCATGCACCCACGATTGCACGCGCCAGCGAGGATTTGCCCGCCGCACTCGCCCCGATCACCGCCAGCGCCGATCCGGCTTCCAACGTGAATTCCACGCCCTGCACCGTCAGGCGCTGCGTACCCGGAGGGGCCACGCACAGATTATGCACTTCCAGCCGCATTTCAGGGGCAGGCAGCACGATATCCCATTCAGGCTCTGGCGGAACATCACGCAGAAGGGCAGACAACCGCCGCCAGCCGATCCGCGCCGCGGCAAGGTTGCGCCAGTTTGCGATTGCCTGATCGATTGGCGCAAGCGCGCGCGCCGACAGGATCGATGAGGCGAAGATCACCCCGCCGCTGGCTTTCCCGTCGATCACCAGCAATGCGCCGACCGTCAGGATCGCCGATTGCAGGAACAGGCGGCCAAGTTTGCTGAAACCGCCCAGCACGCCGGTAGACCGCGCGAGGCTGCTTTGCGCGGACAGGAACATGCGGTTTACATTCTGCCAGCGCTCTTCCATCCGACCGCGCATCCCTAGAACGGAGAGCAGTTCGACATGGCGCAGATTGGTTTCGGCCATGCTGTTGCGGTAGGCGGAGACCTGGCTCAGCTTCGCAGCGGGCGCCTTGATTGCCTTGTCAGTCAGAAGCGTCAGACCCAGGAGCAGGATCGCGCCCACCAGAGCAGTGACGCCCAGCCACACGTGCAACAGGAACAGGATGCCGAGGAAGAAGGCGATCCACGGCAAGTCCATGATCGTGCCGGGTCCGGGTCCGGACATGAAGCTACGGATATTCTCAAGATCGCGCATCGGCGTCAGGCCGTCGCCGGGTGCTGAACGGCCACGCAAGGCAGCGTCCGAAATTGCTCGCTGCACGCGCGGCGACCACTCACGGTCTAGCGCGGCCGCGATGTCGCCCAATATGCGCGTGCGCATCGTGTCGAACACGCCCTGGAAAGCGTACATCACGACCAGCATCGCCAGCAGGCCGATCAGCGTCGGGATGCTCCGGCTCGGCAGCACCGAGTCATAGACCATCATCATGTAGAGCGCGCCGCTCAGTTGCAGCACACTGAGCACGGCACTGAGGAAACCGACGGTGATCCACGCCTTCCGGTAGCGGCGCACCGCTTCCATCAGGTCCGATGTGGGCATCGCTCGCGCGGCATCAGCCGGCGTCGTCAACGCGTTCATCGCTGCGCCTCGGCAAAGGCGGCAAACGCTGTCTTTGGGTCGAAGGCGTCGTAAGCCCCGGCTGTCAGTCCGTGCGACATTATACGAGTTGTCCTGGAACGGTATGTTTGCGAGTCGGCGGGGCCGTCCACCCCGCCTTTGCTAACATACTTAATAGCAGGCAAATCGCTAATGCATTGCTAACCACGGCCGGGGCGCATGCGGTTCGTCGCAACTGCGCCCCGACTAAGCTGTTGTACTTAGGAGACGAACAGGAAGTCGTCCGCCGTGAGCGTCTTCATCTGCGTATTGTAGAGGAGGATCGAATCGCCGCTGTCGAAGGTGATGACGGTGTTGTGCGCCACTTGCTTGGCATGTGCCATCACATCGGCGTAGCTCGAAACGCCCAGCGCCGTGTCGAGGCTGATCCAGTCATGGGCGCTGCCGGTCACGGCGAAATCTTCGACGACGTCGCGTCCGCTGCCGACATTGAACTGGAAGGTGTCGTTGCCATAGCCACCGTTCAGCTTGTCGTTGCCCGCCCCCCGATCAGCAGGTCGTTGCCGCCCCGGCCCGCAAGATAATCGTCACCATCGCCGCCCATCAGCTTGTTGGCGGTGTGATCGCCTGCGATCCAGTCGTTGAACGCTGAGCCAATGACGCCCTCGATGGACATGTAGACATCACCCTTTGCATCGCCCGTGTTGATCGATGCGGTCAGCATGTCGACCTTCACCGCCTGCGCCGCAGACGTGTAGGTCGCGAAGTCGAAGCCTTCGCCGCCGACCAGAATGTCCGCGCCGCCATTGCCTTCCAGCCTGTCGTCGCCTGCTCCGCCCTCCAGCTTGTTGGCGGCATCGTTGCCGGTCATCATGTTGTCGAGCGCATTGCCCACGCCATCGATAGCGGCCTTGCCGGTGAGGATCAGGTTTTCGACATGATCGGTCAGGGCATAGCTGAACCCCGCCTTGACTGTGTCGATGCCTTCATTTGCCAGTTCGACGATTACGTCGCTGCTCGAATGCAGGACGTAGGTATCATGCCCCTTGCCACCGAAGAGCGTGTTAGTGCCATTGCTCGCGATCAGCGTGTCGTTGCCGTCCAGCGCATGCACAATCGATTTCGTCGCCGTCGCTTCCAGCACATCAGCGCCGTTCGTACCCTCGATCTCGGTAACGGGATCGATGACTTGCGTTGTCGTACCGGTGCCTGTCACATGCTGGGTTTTGATCGTGCCGTCGCTGTTCGTGGTCTGCACATCATAGGCCAGGTGATTGATGGTCAGCGTGCCTGAACCAGAGACCACTTCGGCCCCGAGTTGCGACATGGCGAGATACTCGTCCTTGCTGACGATCCCCATCTCGATCAGCGTATCAAACAGCTTCACCATGTCGAGCTTGCCGACCGGCGTGTCGCTATTGGCGACGATCGCGGTGTAATGCGTCCCCGGCGCACGGTAGATAGTGCCAACGAAATCGCCGTCCTGATAGGTGCCGATTTTGTCGCCGAACGCTTCGAAATTGCCCTTGTGCAGCCACACCATTATTTCGTTGGTGACGGTGGAGGCGTCGCCGCCCGGCTTGTTCGTCAGCCAGATGTCGAAGGCCACGTTGAAGCCGCTGGTGTCGCCATTGAACGCAACGTCGAAGTCGGCGGTCAATGCGTTGAGCTTGCTGATCTGCACCGGAAACACCTGCGCCTTGTCGCCAGGATTGGTGCCGCCCGAGAAAGGCGAAGCACCGAACAGCAGGTCGGGATAGGCGAGCACATTGCCCGCAGCGCCTTCGGCCAGCGTCAGCGTGGGGAAATCCCAGTTGAAGGTCGTACCCTTCGAGAGATCCTTGTATGTGTAGGAAACGCTGTTGGTATAATCCGTGCCGTACTTCAGGCTGGCAGAGTTCCAGGCGTTGTTGATCGCGTACCAGCCATTGCTGGTCTGTCCGGCATGGGTGCCGCTCAAGGTGTTCTGCCCTGTCGTGGGTCGCGACGCGGGCGTGTCGACTACGATCGCGCTGTCGTTCAGGAACGCGAAGTCAGTCGCCTTGAAGCTGCCGACCGTCGCGCCGCGCACCATCAACTCTTCACCATTGCCAAGGTCGAAGTGCACATCCGATCCCTGCTGCGTCGCATGTGCCATCAGGTTCTTGAAGCTACCGATATCGAAGCCGTCGAGCCGGATCAGATCCTTACCCGAGGTGAAGTTGTAGACGGTGTCCGACCCTTCACCCGCCTTGACGACCATCGTATCCATGCCCGCGCCGCCGACCAGCACGTCATTGCCTTTGCCGGCGTTCATATAGGCGCCGACCGACCCCGCGGTGATGATGTTGTTGAGGCCGTTACCGAAACCCATCTTCGCGCCCGCACCGGCCAGCACCAGGTTTTCGACGTTCGCGGACAGCGTTATCGGAGTGTAGGCATAGCTGTAGAGGGTATCGATGCCTTGGCCAGCATACTCCGTAACGGAGTAGTTCTGGTCCCACACATAATAATGGTCGTCCCCCGAACCGCCGTACATCCGGTCGCCTGAAATGCCATAGAACACATCGTTGTAGATGCTTCCGAGAATTGTTCCTGCCTTGTGGGAACCAATCCAGCTGTTGGGGTTTAAGCTCAAGTTGAGATCCAGGTTATTAACGGTCAAATACATTGGCTTAGGTTCCTGTCCGAGGTTGCCTTCGGATAGTCCGGAACCTGTGAAGCCTTCGCTGTGCAGTAACGTTAACTGCATATTCACGACAAAATGACGTTGAGCGTTACAGAAGCGTTCCGATGCCCTTAAACTGGGTTTAACGACTGGCCGCAGCACCGCCTGCGACGACCTGAGTTATCGTCCATAATGGTTATAAACGCCGGTAAACGCTGACGTTTGCGGTCGGACGTTGACCCATATCGCGTGGCGTCGCATGGAGGCCGCCATGCACTTCTTTTCCGACAATGCCGCGCGCGTTTCCCCTCAGATTCTCTCCGCGCTGGCAGACGCCGACCATGTCGACACGGCGTATGATGGCGACGCGTGGAGCGCGCGACTCAGCGATTCGTTCTCTCGGCTATTCGAAAAGGACGTCGCGGCCTTGTGGGTCACGACAGGCACGGTCGCCAACTGTCTCGCCTTGGCGGCACTATGCCCGCCCTTCGGTGGCGTGCTGTGCCATGAGGAGGCGCATGTCGAAACCGACGAAGGCGGGGCGCCGGAGTTCTTCACCCATGGCGCGAAGCTGATGACGGTTCCGGGCGATGGCGCGAAGATTTCGCCTGATGCGCTACAGAGCCGCCTTTCCGCCATCCGCAACGATGTGCATCAGGTGCAGCCGCACGCGCTTACCATCACCAACGCTACCGAATATGGCCGCGTCTATTCACCAGCCGAAGTCGCGGCCCTTGGGGCACTCTGCCGCGAACACGGCCTTGGCTTCCACATGGACGGCGCGCGTTTCGCCAACGCCGTTGCGACGCTGGGTTGCCACCCCGCGGACCTGACGTGGCGGGCAGGCGTCGATGCCCTGTCCTTCGGCTTCGTCAAGAATGGTGGCATGACGGCTGAAGCGCTGATCTTCTTCGATCCCGCGCTGGCGGCCGACACGCTGCGCCGCCGGAAGCGCGCCGGACACCTCCTTTCGAAAGGTCGCTACCTCGCCGCGCAGTTGCTGGCGATGCTGGAGGGAGATTTGTGGCTCGACAATGCACGCGCCGCCAATGCCGCCGCGCGAATCATCGCTGAGGCGGCAGGAGCACGTTGTATGCATCTCGTGGAAGCGAATGAAATTTTCCTGCGTGTGACTGCTCAAGAAGCCGCCACTCTGCGCGCGCAAGGCTTCGACTTCTACGACTGGGGCGAAGGCGCGGCCCGGCTCGTGACATGCTGGCACCACGAAGCGAAGGACGTGCAGCCGCTCGCCAACGCCATCGCTGCCCTATGATTACGATATGAGCGCCAGCACGGGACGCGACCACCACGCGCCATCGCTGCTCAGCCCCGGCATACTCATTCCCTTCGCGATCGTCACCTTGATCTGGGGGTCGACATGGCTCGTCATCCGCGATCAGGTGAGCGCGGTGCCGCCAAGCTGGTCCGTCGCCTATCGTTTCCTGTTGGCGAGCGTCGGGATGTTCGTGCTGGCACGCATCCGCCGCTTGCCGCTGTGGATCGGGGGGAGGGGCATCGCCTTCGCTGCGGGCCTGGGCGCAACGCAGTTCATGCTCAACTTCAACTTCGTGTATCGTGCCGAGCTGGTGCTGACATCCGGCGTCGTCGCGGTATTCTACGCGCTGCTGCTGATCCCAAACAGCCTGTTCGCATGGATCGCGTTCCGCCAACCGGTAAGCCGGAACTTCATTCTGGGATCGGTGGTCGCGGTCAGCGGAGTCACGCTACTTTTCCTGCGCGAATATCGCTATGCCGACGTCGCGCCGGGGGCGGTGCTGACCGGGATCGGACTCTCACTCTGCGGTTTGCTGGCGGCATCGGTCTCCAATGTGATGCAGGGATCGCCGATAGCCCGCCGCCTGCCGATCATCAGCCTCCTTGCCTGGGCAATGCTGCTGGGTGGCGTCATGGACGCGGCGCTGGCCTGGATCACTAGTGGGTCGCCGGTGTTGGACTCGCGTCCGGCTTATGTTGCGGGCGTCGTCTATCTTGCGATCGCCGGGTCGGTCTGCACCTTC encodes:
- a CDS encoding type I secretion system permease/ATPase is translated as MNALTTPADAARAMPTSDLMEAVRRYRKAWITVGFLSAVLSVLQLSGALYMMMVYDSVLPSRSIPTLIGLLAMLVVMYAFQGVFDTMRTRILGDIAAALDREWSPRVQRAISDAALRGRSAPGDGLTPMRDLENIRSFMSGPGPGTIMDLPWIAFFLGILFLLHVWLGVTALVGAILLLGLTLLTDKAIKAPAAKLSQVSAYRNSMAETNLRHVELLSVLGMRGRMEERWQNVNRMFLSAQSSLARSTGVLGGFSKLGRLFLQSAILTVGALLVIDGKASGGVIFASSILSARALAPIDQAIANWRNLAAARIGWRRLSALLRDVPPEPEWDIVLPAPEMRLEVHNLCVAPPGTQRLTVQGVEFTLEAGSALAVIGASAAGKSSLARAIVGAWRPVRGSVRMDGATLDQWPSDVLGRSIGYMPQMVELFDGTIADNISRFMPGQNSDAVIAAAKAAGVHDMIVAMPLGYQTPVGHEGTCLSAGQRQRVGLARALYGDPFLVLLDEPNSNLDGAGERALSAAIMSVRERKGIVIVIAHRPSALASVDLVLVMRDGRADGFGPRDEILDKFLKLPNPNAPAGAKPAPGASTQQQAA
- a CDS encoding ATPase domain-containing protein; this encodes MPESTTTQALTGVRGLDDILVGGLTRGRVYLLEGSPGAGKTTIATQFLMEGAAKGETCLYVTLSETEEELRDSAASHGWDLQNINLFELVPPESLLDEQQQQSLLYSSDLELGETTRRIFDTFERVKPDRVVLDSLSEIRLLAQSSLRYRRQILALKHFFATQNATVLMLDDMTAEVADKTVHSVAHGVIRLEELSPGYGPERRRLRVVKYRGRRFRGGYHDFVIDTGGVRVFPRLVSAEHRTKFARDIVTSETPELDSLLGGGIERGSSVLVLGPAGTGKSLLVLTFVAAAVARGERAAMFVFDEEVGLLFNRALGVGIDMQAMVDAGNLLIEQVDAAELSPGEFSERVRNCVERHEVRTIVIDSLNGYQAAMPEENALILHMHELLQYLNRQGATTFLTVAQHGLVGDMKSPVDVTYLADTVVLLRYFEASGRVRRAISIIKKRTGAHEDTIREYRIGANGIRLGEPLTGFQGVLRGVPSFTGSGPALLEDDRA
- a CDS encoding ATP-binding protein, with the protein product MIPHLSERALILAPRGRDADIAASMLVEAGLKSQICDGLTALVRELEHGAGFALLAEEGLRTADLNPLAQWLQGQPEWSDFPFVLLTQRGGGLERNPSAQRFLGTLGNVTFLERPFHPTTLISLAQSALRGRRRQYEARARLEELHVGAEKYRSLFESIDAGFCIIEIVFDEAGKPVDYIFREANPAFERQTGLKNAVGMAIRSMVPGHEQHWFDIYGKVALTGESIRFEHEADALGGYWYDVYALRVGDPAARQVAVLFNDITQRRRIEAALRESEERLRGLNETLEERVAQRSRELELAQEALRQSQKLEAMGQLTGGVAHDFNNLLTPIVGSLDLLQRRGLGTERERRLIDGAVQSADRAKTLVQRLLAFARRQPLQVKAIDISALIRDMADLIASTSGPRVKVELAVADDLPPARADANQIEMALLNLAVNARDAMPEGGTLTIGATVQKLVPRNAVRLPSGEFIRLYVEDTGIGMDEKTIAKAIEPFFTTKGVGQGTGLGLSMVHGLAAQLGGGLTIDSKLGEGTTINLWLPVSQKPLEETASVTEVAMPQTDRGTVLVVDDEDLVRASTAHMLSELGYSVLEAVSAEDALKVLDTPSNIDLLVTDHLMPGITGTDLAGRARKMRPDLRILVISGYAETKGISPDLPRLTKPFKQTDLAASLAHL
- the lepA gene encoding translation elongation factor 4; this encodes MTELSRIRNFSIIAHIDHGKSTLADRLIQRCGGLTDREMSAQVLDNMDIEKERGITIKAQTVRLDYTAKDGLTYELNLMDTPGHVDFAYEVSRSLAACEGALLVVDAAQGVEAQTLANVYQSIEHDHEIVPVINKIDLPAAEPEKVKAEIEEVIGLDASEAVLASAKSGIGIDEVLEAIVKKIPAPKGDRDAPLEAMLVDSWYDPYLGVVILVRVVNGVIKKGQNIKFMIGGTEHLIDRVGCMRPKIETLPEIAAGEIGFITAQIKDISQTRVGDTITTVKNPAAKPLPGFKEVQPVVFCGLFPVDAADFDKLRDSISKLRLNDASFSFEMESSAALGFGFRCGFLGLLHLEIIQERLTREYDLDLITTAPSVVYKIQLTYGAGEIELHNPADMPDPTKIGSIEEPWIEAIIYCPDEYLGSILKLCQDRRGIQKNLTYVGGRAQVTYELPLNEVVFDFYDRLKSISRGYASFDYHQIGYREGDLVKMSIMVNSEPVDALSMIVHRGTAETRGRGMCERLKDLIPRHLFKIPIQAAIGGKVIARETIAAMRKDVTAKCYGGDISRKKKLLDKQKEGKKRMREYGSVQIPQEAFIAALRMGEE
- a CDS encoding HlyD family type I secretion periplasmic adaptor subunit, translating into MTEQMLTLSQRPAPPQVFEPEARLNGSLRTAVLLMSVLVFGIGGAAAFVPMGGAIVASGQLGVESRVKQITHPTGGVVSEILVQNGQHVRKGQLLMRLDDKVLGTDAQLSALSLDQMVAQRARLEAERMGAPAIRFPDTLLKRTDASARAAMADEQKLFDIRRSEGAGLTAQLHSRIGQYGQEIAGYRAQIAALQKQAVLIQPELAGVRELYGKKLVTLNRVNQLERTSADIGGSVGALNAQIAQTMARISETRQQIIQLGETRRSDAGVQLAQINNALNEQQVRSVSAMDAQSRTMIRAPYDGVVDKLAAATIGGVIRPADTIMEIVPDQDRLLVEGAINPQDIDRVHSGQPARIRLSSASATTTPELHGKVVFVAAERTVEQASQRSYFPVRVEIDPRDIKSLSGVKMKAGMPAEIFVESGSRTMLSYLTKPLRDQFQRAFRDN